The nucleotide window TACGGAATGATGCATTCGTGATCATAGATTTGGAAATAGCTGTGGTCACAGTATTCGTGGCAGGTGTGAGTGCTACGCTAAGTCCCATCGGTCCATCACTGGGCTGCCCGGAGGGGTTTGCGTGTAATGAGTTTTTCACCGCACTCGTCACAAGTATAAGTTCCGTATACATCTCAAAACATGCACGATGATGTATATCTTCCAATGTTTGTATAGCCACAGTACCAAAACCGTTAAACATCGCAAAGTATATAGCATGTACTAACTCGACCAGGAATGATGAGGAAAGCGGAATGCGCGGTGTTATTGACTTTGGCACAAGTGCGCCACTCGAATCAGACCTTAAGAAAATTCAGTGTTAACGTTATAATTATAAGCGAAATGAGTTGCCATTTACTTACCCATAAGAGATTCGATGTGCATGTTGCTTTGAAAAGCCTTGATTAACTAACTGTGACGCCACACGACAAAGATGTATTAAAGCTGATTTTTGCGTAAGGCTAACTTGCTGATTATAACAGAACATGAGTGCCGTCATAATACGTAACCTATTCTGAGCGGTAATCGCCTCAATCTGTGTATGTGGACCCCACTTAATTTCTCGATTACAGTTTTCTTCCCAGCGACGCAAATCTGTCATTGGCAAATTTTTTTCCTCATGGTAGACTGAGGCTTGTGCTAATATTGGCATACGAAAAGTGACTACATGTTGACCACCATCTTCAGTGGATATCTCTGCATTATAAATGCATATTAGCAATGTCTCTACACTACGTGCACCCTTTTTGTCACCAGCCGCGACAGCGTGCAGATAAGTGTAGATTAGTACCGGAATGAACTGCAAGGGAAATTTTCGCAGAGAATCCTCCGAAGCGCGATAAAAAGAGAGAAATTGTTGACAAATTTCATGAACTAAAGTTTCATGACGCTGGCGTTCActgaatatagtatatattgctTCAGCAATTTCAGGGTCGGTTTCATGCTCCACAGCAAAGGTTGTCACTTCAGCTGGCTGTCCTTGTATACGGCGGTAATCTGCCAGCCAGTCTTGTACAATTGACTCCGCCATAGTTGTTTTCCAGAGTATGGTCTAATTTCCTCCACAAATCTTTACAAATTAAGAGATTCTTGACGCTACATACACTTTTGTTTGGATTTTAATAAGATTAATTAAGGAAtaagtgaaaatttatatttgacgTAACTTTTTACTGAATCAATTTATCAATTCGTCATACAGGTGCTTCTTCAAAACGTATTTACTTGTTCACAATAGGATTTTCAAGGTGAACTTAAATGTCGGTGATGACAAATACATGCGAAACTAACTAATGgtataattaataaatcataattgggatatatgcaaatattttcaattgataatcaattggaaaatattatcaACTTatatatcatttcattaaagctCAATTTAAGAAgaataatgaaattagtttttatGGCTTGGCAGCCCTTAGTCAACCGACTACCGTTACACAGCTGATCAGTCGCCAAAAGTttaagttataaataataataaataaaaacaaataggaCTCGCAATCTGTAATTAAATAATTCCTTGCAGATGAAAAATGATAGGTGATGACATTGCTGATACTGAAGATGAAACAGTTGTGATTCAAGAAAAGTTTATAAGAACGAAAGGAAAatgtagtatgtatataaatgcatatgtttaccaaacaattaaatttaaatcccACTAATTTATGCTTACAGAAACGCATTTACGTCCGAATGATATATTccttgaattaaaattaaaagaccGTACCGGTAAATGTAGAGGAGCAGGAAGAGTGGAGTTGGAACTTCCAAGTTCAATGGAACGAAGTTGCAATGATAAACCACCAGAGGTGTACAACACAGTACATGGTGATATATGGTATCATATTTCGGACCACATTCCACCTGAATATGTTCAAACTTTCGCTTTAATATGCCGTCAAACGGCAGACCTTGTTAATACACAAAGATTTTGGAAAAAGATTTACAAAAGCTATTGCCTGAAATCAGATGCTAATACTAATTGGATACTCACACTACCTGAATATTTGCAAGCGCACAACGTACTGAACTGCGATATGGCTACGATGCGTGCTCGTGTAGTGGAATCACTCTTCTTAACATATCCACCATTATCAGAACGTATTGCCAAAGGATATTCTCTCGATAAGCTAATTGGACATTCTTACGTATCTTCATGGCACGAACAGGAGGATTGTGTATGGATAATGTGTTACAAATTTCGCAACAAAAACATAGCTGAAATCAAAGGATCCCATGATTTCAGTGAATTTCTCGCAAATGATTGTGAAACCAATGACTGGGAGGCATTAGCGGAAGGCAATAAATTACGGtggaaatcaaaatataaatcttctc belongs to Zeugodacus cucurbitae isolate PBARC_wt_2022May chromosome 6, idZeuCucr1.2, whole genome shotgun sequence and includes:
- the LOC105217553 gene encoding hyccin, giving the protein MAESIVQDWLADYRRIQGQPAEVTTFAVEHETDPEIAEAIYTIFSERQRHETLVHEICQQFLSFYRASEDSLRKFPLQFIPVLIYTYLHAVAAGDKKGARSVETLLICIYNAEISTEDGGQHVVTFRMPILAQASVYHEEKNLPMTDLRRWEENCNREIKWGPHTQIEAITAQNRLRIMTALMFCYNQQVSLTQKSALIHLCRVASQLVNQGFSKQHAHRISYGSDSSGALVPKSITPRIPLSSSFLVELVHAIYFAMFNGFGTVAIQTLEDIHHRACFEMYTELILVTSAVKNSLHANPSGQPSDGPMGLSVALTPATNTVTTAISKSMITNASFRTKKLPDDIPIQVQDLTMPQAPPMLASVTEEVDPKEQQQTQNTSSRNSIIRPSMEGIKAQAHKALIAGFKKSKDKEKDKDKEKEKEKDGKNIGVGAAGEPPKPPLRKFEKHTQRNSLLQLQAEGNNIALADFEKSPSSVGVKGKTYDSMDTTEMLPMQTLLANENGSGSFSIDSEINGGGGSSNMLNNSSVASNTNSITSSDLITKSFDSSIEMPQLVGPAGVGSSTKVGDVSLD
- the LOC105217554 gene encoding transmembrane protein 183, with the protein product MIGDDIADTEDETVVIQEKFIRTKGKCKTHLRPNDIFLELKLKDRTGKCRGAGRVELELPSSMERSCNDKPPEVYNTVHGDIWYHISDHIPPEYVQTFALICRQTADLVNTQRFWKKIYKSYCLKSDANTNWILTLPEYLQAHNVLNCDMATMRARVVESLFLTYPPLSERIAKGYSLDKLIGHSYVSSWHEQEDCVWIMCYKFRNKNIAEIKGSHDFSEFLANDCETNDWEALAEGNKLRWKSKYKSSQKHINEGVSLLVIRCDRFIPFPSQLLYESGGSRVMLLGTRQMLAKDMRGMNLELDFGDSSSKIITTVKYPKVVSVKAYPWWHPDFRKYMK